From the genome of Desulfatibacillum aliphaticivorans DSM 15576, one region includes:
- a CDS encoding ATP-binding cassette domain-containing protein produces the protein MSQSASVIQARSLVRRFDDLTAVDGLSLEVKAGEIYGLVGPDGAGKSTTLRMLAGILPITEGDASVAGFNLPGQEFPVRDHLAYMSQKFGLYPDLSVKENIDFYADLYGVPKKGRQTQMDELLDFSNMRPFKKRLAGALSGGMKQKLQLVCALIHTPRVLLLDEPTNGVDPVSRRDFWKILYRLLAQKVAILVSTAYLDEAERCSRVGLLNNGKLIAEGRPDEICKPLEGKILSVRTSNPWLANHILREKAAVARDVNLFGDTVHVVSQDLDGAAAQARHVLETAGVGIKSMRKITPSLEDIFIRTLVSEAEEKSPSPALSIAEENPENGKENSVEVKGLTRRFGSFVAVDNISFSVPKGQIFGFLGPNGAGKSTTIRMLCGLLAPSSGQGTVAGRDVNTQTEQIKMNIGYMSQKFSLYEDLTVEENIHFYGGIYGLKGKILEERKEWAVAMSGLEGREKHLTGLLAGGWKQRLALACAVLHKPPIVFLDEPTSGVDPLSRRKFWDLIYEMAGQGVTVFVTTHYMEEAEYCHRLALIYKGRIVAMDAPHRLKTQMLDVSVLDVRCRRPQEVIDAIAAMDAVQDAALFGAGLHVKAGDPDKAKKAITDLLEKRNLGSFSVEKILPSMEDVFVSLIELEDRKEEQGRAA, from the coding sequence ATGAGCCAGTCAGCGTCTGTCATACAAGCCCGGTCCCTTGTGCGCCGGTTCGACGATCTGACGGCCGTGGACGGGTTAAGCCTGGAGGTGAAGGCCGGGGAGATTTACGGCCTGGTGGGGCCGGACGGCGCCGGCAAATCCACGACCCTGCGCATGCTGGCCGGCATTCTGCCCATTACGGAAGGCGACGCCAGCGTGGCGGGCTTTAATCTTCCGGGTCAGGAGTTTCCCGTGCGGGACCACCTGGCCTACATGAGCCAAAAATTCGGCCTGTACCCGGATCTTTCGGTCAAGGAAAACATCGATTTTTACGCGGACCTGTACGGGGTTCCCAAAAAGGGACGCCAAACCCAAATGGACGAATTACTGGATTTCAGCAACATGCGGCCCTTTAAAAAACGCCTGGCGGGCGCCCTTTCGGGCGGCATGAAGCAAAAACTCCAGTTGGTTTGCGCCCTCATCCACACCCCCAGGGTGTTGCTGCTGGACGAACCCACCAACGGCGTGGACCCGGTGAGCCGACGGGATTTCTGGAAAATCCTGTACAGGCTTCTGGCCCAGAAAGTCGCCATCTTGGTCAGCACCGCCTATCTGGACGAGGCGGAGCGCTGCTCCCGGGTGGGTTTGCTGAATAATGGCAAGTTGATCGCCGAAGGCAGGCCCGACGAAATCTGCAAGCCGCTGGAAGGCAAAATCCTGTCCGTCCGCACATCCAACCCTTGGCTGGCAAACCATATTCTGCGGGAAAAAGCTGCGGTCGCCCGGGACGTAAACCTGTTCGGGGACACGGTGCATGTGGTTTCGCAGGATTTGGACGGCGCCGCGGCCCAGGCCAGGCACGTCCTGGAAACGGCCGGCGTCGGCATCAAAAGCATGCGCAAAATCACGCCCAGCCTGGAGGACATTTTCATAAGAACCCTGGTTTCGGAAGCGGAGGAAAAATCGCCCTCCCCGGCCCTTTCCATAGCGGAGGAAAATCCGGAAAACGGCAAGGAAAACTCCGTGGAGGTGAAGGGTCTGACCCGCCGGTTCGGCAGTTTTGTCGCCGTGGATAACATCAGCTTTTCGGTGCCCAAGGGGCAGATTTTCGGATTTCTGGGACCCAACGGGGCGGGCAAAAGCACGACCATTCGCATGCTGTGCGGCCTGCTGGCCCCAAGCTCAGGCCAGGGAACGGTCGCGGGCCGGGACGTAAACACCCAGACAGAACAGATCAAGATGAACATCGGGTATATGAGCCAGAAGTTCTCCTTATACGAAGACCTTACCGTGGAGGAGAACATTCACTTTTACGGGGGCATATACGGGCTTAAGGGAAAAATCCTGGAGGAGCGCAAGGAATGGGCCGTGGCAATGTCCGGGCTGGAAGGCAGGGAAAAGCATCTGACCGGGCTGTTGGCCGGAGGCTGGAAGCAGCGCCTGGCCCTGGCCTGCGCAGTGCTGCACAAGCCGCCCATCGTGTTTCTGGACGAGCCCACCAGCGGGGTGGACCCGTTGAGCAGGCGCAAGTTCTGGGACCTGATTTACGAAATGGCCGGCCAGGGCGTAACGGTTTTTGTGACCACCCATTATATGGAAGAAGCCGAATATTGTCACCGCCTGGCGCTGATCTACAAAGGCCGCATCGTGGCAATGGACGCGCCCCACAGGCTGAAGACCCAAATGTTGGACGTATCCGTGCTGGACGTAAGATGCCGCCGCCCCCAGGAGGTCATCGACGCCATTGCGGCCATGGATGCAGTGCAGGACGCGGCCTTATTCGGGGCGGGCCTGCACGTGAAGGCGGGCGATCCTGACAAGGCGAAAAAAGCCATCACGGATTTGCTGGAAAAAAGAAACCTGGGTTCGTTTAGTGTAGAAAAAATCCTCCCCAGCATGGAGGATGTTTTCGTTTCCCTCATCGAATTGGAAGACCGCAAGGAAGAACAAGGCAGGGCGGCATGA
- a CDS encoding acyl-CoA carboxylase subunit beta produces MAFEKEMEKLAQKREQALAMGGPDKVAKQHAKGRLSARERIAKLLDEDSFFEVGMFNHSDMPGMEDKTPADSKIAGYGKVDGRRVIVLANDFTVLAATTSRVAGKKETELKIMSARRGHPLIYLGESGGARMPDIMGSKGLASVGGGGMETFLWAMSRVRQSPMIAGVMGECYGMPTWMACLADFVVQVKGSGMGVSGPRVLEIALGEKVTDEELGGWQVHSKITGMADAVADNEEHCFEIISRFLSYMPSHNEELPPMAEVPEGSGEEMDTILDLLPEKRNRAYDMHKILKRIVDKDSLFPIKGDFGKTVITTLGRVDGRVVGFVANQPSFQAGAMDTDGIDKVISFLCLCDSFNIPLVFLHDIPGFLVGTRAEKNRVAARVMNYMNALALVTVPKISIIVRKTYGMAFWNMCGSGCGADFLVAWPTAEMSFVDPQIAANVVFGGKEPETKQDKEKWQGMVDSMVDDASPFGAAGMHTIHDVIDPAQTRNYITKALDVCLDSKNGGVSEHKLANWPTKF; encoded by the coding sequence GTGGCCTTTGAAAAAGAAATGGAAAAACTGGCTCAAAAACGTGAACAAGCCCTTGCCATGGGAGGGCCGGACAAGGTCGCCAAGCAGCACGCCAAAGGCAGGTTGAGCGCCAGGGAGCGCATCGCCAAACTCCTGGATGAGGATTCCTTTTTTGAAGTGGGCATGTTCAATCATTCGGACATGCCGGGCATGGAAGACAAGACTCCCGCGGACAGCAAGATAGCCGGATACGGAAAAGTCGACGGCCGCCGGGTGATCGTCCTGGCCAACGATTTTACGGTCCTGGCGGCCACCACCAGCCGGGTGGCCGGCAAAAAGGAAACCGAGTTGAAGATTATGTCCGCCAGACGCGGCCATCCTCTTATATATCTGGGGGAATCCGGCGGCGCCCGCATGCCCGACATCATGGGCTCCAAGGGCCTGGCCTCCGTGGGCGGCGGCGGGATGGAAACCTTCTTATGGGCCATGAGCCGCGTCCGCCAGTCTCCCATGATCGCGGGAGTCATGGGCGAGTGCTACGGCATGCCCACCTGGATGGCCTGCCTTGCCGATTTTGTGGTGCAGGTGAAAGGCTCGGGCATGGGCGTTTCCGGCCCCCGGGTTTTGGAAATCGCTTTGGGCGAAAAGGTCACGGACGAAGAATTAGGCGGCTGGCAGGTGCACTCCAAGATTACGGGCATGGCCGACGCCGTGGCCGACAATGAGGAGCACTGTTTTGAGATTATCTCCAGGTTTCTTTCGTACATGCCCTCCCATAATGAAGAATTGCCGCCCATGGCGGAGGTTCCAGAAGGTTCGGGAGAGGAAATGGACACGATCCTGGATCTTTTGCCCGAAAAACGCAATCGCGCCTACGACATGCACAAGATTCTCAAACGCATAGTGGATAAGGACAGCCTGTTCCCCATCAAGGGGGATTTCGGCAAGACCGTCATCACCACCCTGGGCCGCGTGGACGGCCGGGTAGTGGGCTTTGTGGCCAACCAGCCTTCTTTCCAGGCGGGCGCCATGGATACGGACGGCATCGACAAGGTCATCAGCTTTTTGTGCCTGTGCGATTCCTTTAACATTCCCCTGGTTTTCCTGCACGACATCCCGGGCTTTTTGGTCGGGACCAGAGCGGAAAAGAACCGGGTTGCCGCACGCGTCATGAACTACATGAACGCGTTGGCCCTGGTCACGGTTCCCAAGATTTCCATCATCGTCCGCAAGACCTACGGCATGGCTTTCTGGAACATGTGCGGCTCCGGATGCGGCGCGGATTTTCTGGTGGCCTGGCCCACGGCGGAAATGAGCTTTGTGGACCCGCAAATCGCCGCCAACGTGGTCTTCGGCGGCAAAGAGCCTGAAACCAAGCAGGACAAGGAAAAATGGCAGGGCATGGTGGACTCCATGGTGGACGACGCCTCTCCCTTTGGCGCCGCCGGTATGCACACCATTCACGACGTCATCGATCCTGCGCAGACGCGCAATTACATCACCAAGGCATTGGACGTCTGCCTGGATTCCAAGAACGGCGGCGTCAGCGAACACAAGCTGGCCAACTGGCCCACCAAGTTCTAA
- a CDS encoding cupin domain-containing protein, producing the protein MKSMNIFDSNDFSEKGVSNFLVHDSPYFKIINFNFKAGQVLPIHSHDIEGQLSILVLEGEGAFLGANEKTLPAKKGDMLVCDIAAPHGIRADADMRVLVTIAPPI; encoded by the coding sequence ATGAAAAGCATGAACATCTTTGATTCCAACGATTTTTCGGAAAAGGGAGTTTCAAATTTTCTGGTGCATGACTCCCCCTACTTTAAAATCATCAATTTCAACTTCAAGGCGGGACAGGTTCTTCCCATCCATTCTCACGATATTGAGGGGCAGCTATCCATTCTGGTTTTGGAAGGGGAAGGCGCTTTCCTGGGCGCAAACGAAAAGACCCTGCCCGCGAAAAAAGGGGACATGCTTGTTTGCGACATCGCCGCGCCTCATGGCATTCGGGCGGACGCCGACATGCGGGTCTTGGTGACCATAGCTCCGCCCATTTAG
- a CDS encoding efflux RND transporter periplasmic adaptor subunit: protein MKKILRLIILILIVAGGLTWTFFFREKDDPNLIKMSGNIEVVQVDLGFELSGILAERLADEGETVSKGDLLARLDDSNYVLQVKQAKAELGYAQAVLDELEAGSRPEEIAQVKAMASQREYALKELLSGSRAQEIKEAAAALDQAKAGALAAESKVALAKADYERYLKIFESGGISIQAVQTYETQMDIAQRGFEEAKARVQAANERLHLVKEGPRQELIRQARAALEQAEADYELVKAGPRKENIAQAKARVESAREAVKIAEKRVQDSLLKAPFDGVILAKSAEPGAYMNPGTPVVTLAQMNTVWLRAFVSERDLGRIRLGMEVEVSTDAYPDKKYPGTLSFISSESEFTPKSVQTFEERLNLMYRVKIELSNQDMALKPGMPADAVIRIAQ from the coding sequence ATGAAGAAAATATTGCGGTTGATCATTCTTATTTTGATTGTGGCCGGAGGCTTGACGTGGACTTTCTTTTTCCGGGAGAAGGACGATCCCAACCTGATTAAGATGTCCGGCAACATTGAAGTGGTGCAGGTGGACCTGGGTTTTGAGCTTTCGGGCATTTTAGCGGAGCGGCTGGCGGACGAAGGCGAAACCGTTTCCAAGGGCGACTTGCTGGCGCGGCTGGACGACAGCAATTATGTGTTGCAGGTTAAGCAGGCCAAGGCGGAGTTGGGATACGCCCAGGCTGTTCTTGACGAATTGGAAGCCGGCAGCAGACCGGAGGAAATCGCCCAGGTCAAGGCCATGGCCTCGCAAAGGGAATATGCGCTCAAGGAGCTATTAAGCGGAAGCCGGGCTCAGGAAATCAAAGAGGCTGCGGCGGCGTTGGATCAGGCCAAGGCGGGCGCTCTGGCGGCGGAAAGCAAGGTGGCTTTGGCCAAGGCCGATTACGAGCGGTATCTCAAAATTTTTGAGTCGGGCGGCATCAGCATTCAGGCCGTGCAGACCTACGAAACCCAGATGGACATTGCCCAACGGGGTTTTGAGGAAGCAAAGGCCCGGGTCCAGGCGGCCAATGAGCGCCTGCATCTGGTCAAGGAAGGGCCTCGCCAGGAGTTGATCCGCCAGGCGCGGGCGGCCTTGGAGCAGGCTGAGGCGGATTACGAACTGGTCAAAGCCGGGCCACGCAAGGAGAATATCGCCCAGGCCAAAGCCCGGGTGGAGTCCGCCAGGGAGGCCGTGAAAATCGCCGAAAAACGGGTGCAGGATTCCTTGTTGAAAGCGCCCTTTGACGGGGTGATTCTGGCTAAGTCCGCCGAGCCGGGGGCGTATATGAACCCTGGAACTCCCGTGGTCACCCTGGCCCAGATGAACACGGTATGGCTCCGCGCCTTTGTAAGCGAGCGGGATCTCGGCCGCATTCGCTTGGGCATGGAGGTGGAGGTTTCCACCGACGCCTACCCTGACAAGAAATATCCGGGCACATTGAGTTTTATCAGCAGCGAGTCGGAATTCACGCCCAAGTCCGTCCAGACCTTTGAAGAACGCCTGAACCTCATGTATCGGGTGAAAATCGAATTATCCAACCAGGACATGGCCCTCAAGCCGGGCATGCCGGCGGACGCCGTCATCAGGATAGCCCAATGA
- a CDS encoding TetR/AcrR family transcriptional regulator has protein sequence MTTDKKSTKVKILEAAGEVFAQKGYAGATVREICDLAGANVASVNYYYGGKEGLYKELCHHLFADVFEQFPVTKDFPEGTGPEERLAFFVEGMLNRLLEHAQEGGLPKKSQLLARELAAPTKVMDSLVETFVRPTAGQAMDLIRRILGPKVPEKEAAKCLLSMVGQCVYYSLARPIFSRLKLLDLNEPGIVQELAEHITRFSLGGMAAVRREAEGDTVSDRVRAGKG, from the coding sequence ATGACAACCGATAAAAAAAGCACCAAAGTCAAAATCCTGGAAGCCGCCGGGGAGGTGTTCGCCCAAAAAGGATACGCAGGGGCCACGGTGAGGGAAATTTGCGATCTGGCGGGCGCCAATGTAGCTTCGGTGAATTACTATTACGGCGGCAAGGAAGGGCTGTACAAGGAATTGTGCCATCATTTGTTCGCCGACGTTTTTGAACAGTTCCCGGTTACAAAGGACTTTCCGGAAGGAACCGGTCCGGAGGAGCGTTTGGCTTTTTTTGTGGAAGGCATGTTGAATCGTTTGCTGGAGCATGCCCAGGAAGGCGGTCTCCCGAAAAAGTCACAGCTTTTGGCCAGGGAGCTTGCGGCGCCGACCAAGGTGATGGACAGTCTGGTGGAGACTTTCGTCCGCCCAACAGCCGGTCAGGCCATGGACCTGATCCGGCGGATTCTTGGCCCGAAAGTTCCTGAGAAGGAAGCGGCCAAATGCCTGCTTAGCATGGTGGGCCAGTGCGTTTATTATAGTCTGGCCCGGCCCATTTTCTCCCGGCTGAAGTTATTGGATTTGAATGAACCGGGCATTGTTCAGGAGTTGGCTGAACACATCACCCGTTTTTCGCTGGGCGGCATGGCCGCCGTGCGGCGGGAAGCGGAAGGCGATACAGTGTCGGACCGGGTCCGGGCAGGGAAGGGATAG
- a CDS encoding ABC transporter permease, with amino-acid sequence MKGFKFQRMRAVARKEFIHLIRDWRSLALAIAIPVFLIAIFGWALTMDLSDVPTVVWDQSSTPQSRDYLSHFQGSPYFSVKYGVDNYRDIQKYLDTGQVIVALVIPWDFGDRILAGKTADVQVIVDGANTNNASLALGYVTNLSLIYNSNIRTKRMAGKRLGATPGQAVIEPRAWYNADLRSRNVIIPGIIALVMVVIAAMLTSVTVAREWETGTMEQLISTPLRVPELILGKIMPYFVVGLTDVAIAVAMGRWIFHVPMRGNPGLLVLASSIFLLGALFFGLLLSIALKSQVLANQIAILSGYMPTLLLSGFVFGIHNMPLPIQGITYIVPARYFIAMLRGIYLKGVGLEILWLNGLLLTIYAAAMMILAHKKLRLMLD; translated from the coding sequence ATGAAAGGCTTTAAATTCCAAAGAATGAGGGCCGTGGCCCGCAAGGAGTTCATTCACCTGATCCGGGATTGGCGCAGCCTGGCTTTGGCCATAGCCATTCCCGTGTTTCTGATCGCCATATTCGGCTGGGCTTTGACCATGGACCTGTCGGACGTGCCCACGGTGGTCTGGGACCAATCAAGCACCCCCCAAAGCCGGGACTATTTAAGCCATTTCCAGGGCTCGCCCTATTTCTCCGTCAAATACGGCGTGGACAATTACCGGGACATCCAAAAATACCTGGATACGGGCCAGGTGATTGTGGCGCTGGTCATTCCCTGGGATTTCGGGGATCGCATCCTGGCAGGCAAAACCGCGGACGTCCAGGTGATTGTGGACGGCGCCAACACCAATAACGCCAGCCTGGCTTTAGGATACGTGACCAATCTGAGCCTCATATACAACAGCAATATCCGTACGAAAAGAATGGCGGGGAAGCGCCTGGGCGCGACTCCGGGCCAGGCCGTCATTGAGCCTCGGGCCTGGTACAACGCGGACCTGAGAAGCCGGAACGTTATCATCCCCGGCATCATCGCCCTGGTTATGGTGGTTATCGCCGCCATGCTCACCAGCGTGACCGTGGCCAGGGAATGGGAAACCGGCACCATGGAGCAATTGATCAGCACGCCCCTGCGGGTTCCCGAACTAATTCTCGGCAAAATCATGCCGTACTTTGTGGTGGGCCTGACCGACGTGGCCATAGCCGTGGCCATGGGGCGGTGGATTTTCCACGTGCCTATGCGGGGCAATCCCGGGCTGCTGGTTCTGGCCTCCTCCATCTTTTTGCTGGGCGCCTTGTTTTTCGGCCTGCTTTTAAGCATCGCCTTAAAAAGCCAGGTGCTGGCCAACCAGATCGCCATTCTGTCGGGATACATGCCCACCCTGCTGCTTTCGGGCTTTGTGTTCGGCATACACAATATGCCGCTGCCCATCCAGGGAATCACCTATATTGTTCCGGCAAGGTACTTCATCGCCATGCTTCGGGGGATCTACCTGAAAGGAGTGGGGCTGGAAATCCTGTGGTTAAACGGGCTGTTGCTGACGATCTACGCCGCGGCCATGATGATTTTAGCGCATAAAAAACTCCGGCTTATGCTGGACTGA
- a CDS encoding FKBP-type peptidyl-prolyl cis-trans isomerase — MQNVENGKFVLVHYTGTLGSGEVFDSSKGRVPLEVQMGAGQLISGFEKALDGMELNETKTFTLQPEDAYGEKSDELHRAFERSQIPPNLDPKVGDTVAMQGPGGQPIPAKVIEADEEKVVIDLNHPLAGEALTFEIQVVGINDAPTQTQGGCGGCGGGEGGGCGDGGCGEPGSCCGH, encoded by the coding sequence ATGCAAAACGTGGAAAATGGCAAGTTCGTCTTGGTGCACTACACAGGAACCCTCGGCAGCGGAGAGGTTTTTGACTCCAGCAAGGGCCGTGTGCCCCTGGAAGTGCAGATGGGCGCCGGCCAGTTGATTAGCGGTTTTGAGAAAGCTCTGGACGGCATGGAGCTGAACGAAACCAAAACCTTCACCCTGCAGCCGGAAGATGCTTACGGCGAGAAGAGCGACGAGCTTCATCGGGCTTTTGAACGCTCCCAGATCCCGCCCAACCTGGACCCCAAAGTCGGGGACACCGTGGCCATGCAGGGCCCTGGCGGACAGCCCATTCCCGCCAAGGTTATTGAAGCCGACGAGGAAAAAGTGGTCATCGACCTCAACCATCCCCTGGCCGGCGAAGCCCTGACCTTTGAAATTCAGGTCGTGGGCATCAACGACGCTCCCACCCAGACTCAGGGCGGATGCGGCGGATGCGGCGGCGGAGAAGGCGGCGGCTGCGGCGACGGCGGTTGCGGAGAACCCGGTTCCTGTTGCGGCCACTAA
- a CDS encoding ABC transporter permease, with product MKERIKQMLIKEFLQMFRDKRMRMVIMVMPLVQLTILSMALTTDVKNIKVAIVDRDNTVESRSLISRFSDSQYFDVAVTLRDDSRLPQMLDKGEVLAAISIPYGFSEDLKSGKQSPVQIICDGIFSNDTAIIMNYAGQVTALFNSRHLEKVAGKIADAVNLEGRAWYNPNLESKFYYVPGLIAVMLILVGLVLTSMAIVREKEIGTIEQVMVTPIRKSEFIIGKTLPFLITGYVTMTLMFIIAYLVFGIRIQGSLLLLYACSGVYITGNLGLALLVSVTARTQQQALLTAFLIIVPAILLSGFIFPIHNMPEGVQAATIFNPMRWYLQILHSIALKGVGAESLIKPMIAQAALAAGFLSLAIMKFQKTID from the coding sequence ATGAAAGAACGCATCAAACAAATGCTGATCAAGGAATTCCTCCAGATGTTCCGCGACAAGCGCATGCGGATGGTCATCATGGTCATGCCCCTGGTCCAATTGACGATTTTATCCATGGCTTTGACCACGGACGTGAAGAACATCAAGGTCGCCATTGTGGACAGGGACAACACCGTGGAAAGCCGATCCCTGATTTCCAGGTTTTCGGACTCGCAATATTTTGATGTCGCCGTGACCTTGCGGGACGACTCCCGGCTTCCCCAAATGCTGGATAAGGGAGAAGTTCTGGCCGCCATCTCCATCCCCTACGGCTTTTCCGAAGACTTGAAATCCGGCAAGCAATCTCCAGTGCAGATCATTTGCGATGGAATCTTCAGCAATGACACGGCCATCATCATGAATTACGCCGGGCAGGTGACGGCCTTGTTCAACAGCCGGCATCTGGAAAAGGTCGCGGGAAAAATCGCCGACGCCGTCAACCTGGAAGGCCGGGCCTGGTACAATCCCAATTTGGAAAGCAAGTTCTATTACGTGCCCGGATTGATTGCGGTGATGCTGATTCTTGTGGGGCTGGTGCTCACCAGCATGGCCATTGTGCGGGAGAAGGAGATCGGCACCATCGAACAGGTGATGGTCACGCCCATCCGCAAGAGCGAGTTCATCATCGGCAAGACCCTGCCTTTTTTAATCACGGGGTACGTGACCATGACCCTGATGTTCATCATCGCCTATCTCGTCTTTGGGATACGCATCCAGGGGTCTTTGTTGCTGCTTTACGCATGCTCGGGCGTGTACATCACGGGAAATCTGGGTTTGGCGTTATTGGTGAGCGTGACGGCCAGAACCCAGCAGCAGGCCTTGCTGACCGCCTTTTTGATTATTGTGCCGGCGATCTTGCTGAGCGGGTTTATCTTTCCCATTCACAACATGCCGGAAGGCGTGCAGGCGGCGACCATCTTCAATCCCATGCGATGGTACCTGCAAATTCTCCATAGCATCGCATTAAAAGGCGTGGGCGCGGAGTCCCTGATAAAGCCCATGATCGCCCAGGCGGCGCTGGCTGCGGGCTTTCTGAGCCTGGCCATCATGAAATTCCAAAAGACGATTGATTAG
- a CDS encoding HPP family protein yields MKYFRKMKGETVSPPRVSLQEMVWSWIGSFFGIAAVALVHFQALENTDKVMIIGSFGASAVLIYGAVRSPLAQPRNLVGGHVLSAFIGVTAYKLLPGQMWIASALAVSTSIFLMHATKTLHPPGGATALIAVIGSAKIHDLGYLYMVVPAGLGAAVMLVIALIINNIPESRRYPEFWL; encoded by the coding sequence ATGAAGTACTTTAGAAAAATGAAGGGCGAGACAGTCAGTCCCCCGAGAGTGAGTCTGCAAGAAATGGTTTGGTCGTGGATCGGTTCTTTTTTCGGTATTGCGGCGGTTGCCCTTGTTCATTTTCAGGCTTTGGAAAACACGGATAAGGTGATGATCATAGGGTCCTTTGGCGCGTCCGCGGTATTGATTTACGGCGCTGTCAGGAGTCCATTGGCGCAACCAAGAAACCTGGTAGGCGGGCATGTTCTGTCAGCCTTCATAGGGGTAACGGCCTACAAGCTACTCCCCGGGCAAATGTGGATCGCTTCGGCGCTGGCCGTATCCACTTCCATATTTCTTATGCACGCCACCAAAACCCTGCATCCTCCCGGAGGCGCCACGGCTCTCATTGCGGTGATCGGGAGCGCGAAAATTCATGATCTGGGATATCTGTACATGGTTGTTCCAGCCGGTCTTGGAGCGGCCGTCATGCTCGTGATCGCTCTGATAATAAACAATATACCGGAAAGCAGGCGCTACCCGGAATTCTGGCTGTAA
- a CDS encoding CBS domain-containing protein, whose amino-acid sequence MKSISGYIDITPSDFQEIYKIAFRHAIERLSRLVKAEDIMTRNVVSVGPGALLSETARVMEEANVSGVPVVNDDNFIMGIISEKDFLENMGGKKNGSFMGVIAECLSNRGCVAMPIREKSARDVMTFPVITAQRDNTISELSKMLAEHQINRVPVVDGKGRLAGIVSRGDIVESYCARVF is encoded by the coding sequence ATGAAATCCATAAGCGGTTACATTGACATCACGCCTTCGGATTTTCAGGAAATATACAAAATTGCGTTTCGCCATGCCATTGAAAGGCTGTCCCGACTGGTTAAGGCCGAAGACATCATGACGCGAAATGTCGTTTCCGTCGGGCCGGGCGCCCTTTTGTCGGAGACGGCAAGAGTAATGGAAGAAGCCAATGTGTCGGGCGTGCCAGTGGTGAATGACGACAATTTCATCATGGGAATCATTTCCGAAAAGGATTTCCTGGAGAACATGGGAGGCAAGAAGAATGGTTCGTTTATGGGCGTGATCGCCGAGTGCCTTTCCAATCGGGGGTGCGTCGCCATGCCAATCCGGGAGAAGTCCGCAAGGGACGTAATGACTTTTCCAGTAATCACCGCCCAAAGGGATAACACCATCTCCGAACTTTCCAAAATGCTTGCGGAGCATCAGATCAACAGGGTTCCGGTGGTTGACGGCAAGGGGCGTCTGGCTGGCATTGTTTCACGCGGGGACATTGTGGAATCCTATTGCGCCAGGGTGTTTTGA